TATGACGTGGACGAATATCGGCCCAAGGCAGAATCGATTGCGGGAAAACCGATGTTTCTGTATTGATTTTACCTCGGAATTTCTATAACTTGTTAAAAGTATAAGAATCTATTGAAGCCTGGTTTTTCTGCCTCGCACGTGAAATATGGGAAAGAAGATATTAGTAGCTGTTGGCAATTGCGCTTATTCCGAACAGGCCGTCAAATATTGCGCCAGGATCTCCTCGGCCGTAAAGGATGTCACCTATACGCTCTTTAATGTGAAGCCCTTGCTTCCTGCCATCCTTATTGAGAAGGCGGAAGCAGATCCCGAGGTCAAGGCCGAGGTTGATGAACTGATTCGAGAAGAGAAAGAAGCAGCCGGATCTTTTGTTGACAGGTTCAAAGACCTCATGGTCGGTGAGGGAATCTCTGAAAACCGAATCGAAACGGTCACCGAACCTATGCAACTGGGAATGGCCAAAGACATCTTGAACCGGGCTGAACGGGGGGGCTATGACGCTATCGTCCTCGGGCGCAGGGGGCTTACCCCGACCCGGGATTGCTTTCTTGGCGCCACCGCTACGAAGGTCGTCGAAAACGCAGTGGAGATCCCGGTGTGGCTTGTTTCCGGAGAAGCTGTTTCCATGAAGGTCCTGCTCGCGGTCGACGGATCTGAGACTTCTTTCCGGATTCTGGATCACCTGGTTGATATGGTGGGGCCCAACCCGGACCTCAGGCTAACATTGTTCCATGTCCAATCCCATCTTAAACACTGCCGTTCCGTTCTCGCCACAGGGAGACCATACGAAATCGCAAGAGAGAAACCACGCCTTCAGGAGATTCTTGAGCGTGAGGACAGCCGATGCATGGAAGAATTTTACGAAAAAGCCCTTCAAAAACTTGAGACGGCAGGCCTGAAAAAGAACCAGATCCAGATCAAGAACACCACCTGGAGTTACGATATCTCCACGGCCATCCTTGATGAAGCGGCCTCTCAACGGCATGGCACCTTGATGGTTGGCCGACGGGGCAAAAGGCCGGCTTTTTTTGCAGGAAGGATTGCCATGCGCTTGCTTCAAAAGACTTCTGAACAGGCCCTTTGGGTGGTTTCCTGAGAAAATCTAAACTCTTGGCACTTCTCAAGGGCCTCCGGTTCTGGGAAAGGAGCATCTACTATGGACCTGCTCCCCAAACCAAGACTTTTCAACAACCGACCCAACTGGATACCTTGGAGGAATAGATCCCAGAGAACTACCCGCGACACAAGGTATGACCTACGAAACTTCACTGTAGCTTACAATAGCTGGTTCGTCCCTTATGTTAAATCCCGTATAAGTTCCAGAAAATTCCGACCGCTCCTCTCCTTCCTGTACACCGACCTCAATTGTAACCTCGACTGTCATTATTGTTACAGCAGAGGGAAAACTATACCAGGGATGAGCATGAAAGTGGCTCAGGATGCCGTGGACTGGCTTGATCGCGCAGGCTGCAGGGTCCTGGCGTACATGGGTGGAGAGCCCCTGGTACGCAAAGACTTTATCGTGGAGCTTACGCGCTACGCCGTGGACAAAGGGTTTTTTGTGTATCTTCCCACAAATGGCATTCTGATGGATAAAGTATTTGTCGATGAGATTGGAAAAGCCGGTATTTCCACTGTTAATCTTGCCGTGGACGCTGTCCGTGCCTATGAAGGTATTCCCAAATACCTCGAACGGATAAAACCCCAATTTGAATATCTGGTCGAAAGGGAAAAAACATATGGATACATTACCTTTCTAAATATTAATATTACACAAAAGAATGTGAAAGATGCCAAGACACTCACTGAAATCGCTCACAGCTATGGCATCGCCACTGATTACCACATCAATGAACCCCCACTGATCAAATATGATACCTACCAACACGAGGATGATGGGGCCTGGATCACAGAGAAGGAGTCTCAGGCCGTGGACGAACTCATAGACTGGTTGATCGAAAAAAACCAGCAGGGTTACACGATGGTGAACTCGGTTGAACATCTCCGGACTATGAAGCTCTTCGTTCGACATCAATTGTCCCCTTGGCCATGTTGTGCCGGACAGCTCTCTATGATCATCCGCCTGGATGGGAGCTTTGCCCCTTGCTTTGAGCTTTATAGTTCAACTGAAGATTGGGGCAACATCTATGATGGCCCGAAATTCGACCCGGTCAGACTGGCCAAGCAGAAGGAAAAATGCAGCCCCCATTGTCTTTCCACATGTAATTTTCAGGTGAGCCACTATAGCACTTCGTTACTCCATGCCCTGCAATGGGTTGCAAAGCACTCTTATGCCCACTTTTTCGGTATTTCTTAAAAGGTGGCTGTGCTCGACATGACCCGCCAGCTCCTGTTTTTCGGATTTCCGCTGCTGCTGGCGGCTATCGCCCAGGGAGTCTGCATAAAATATGACTGGTTGAGCCGGCTCAAAAGGCCACTCGATTCCGGCCTGATGTTCAGAGGAAAAAGGGTCTTTGGCAACCATAAGACCTGGAGAGGGCTGGTGGTCAATGTGTTTTTCTGTACTGTGGGAACAATGATTCAGGCCTGGCTTCAGAATAACGTTCACATTCCTGCGTGGCTTCTCCTGTTGGACTACACGCAAAATGGCTATGTTGCAGGGGTGCTGCTCGGTCTTGGCATGACTACAGGGGAATTGCCCAACAGTTTCATAAAACGTCAACTGGATATTTCTCCCGGCAAGAGAAAAAAAAACCTTCTTGGGGCAGCTTTTTTTCTCTTTGATCAGGTTGACTTGACCATAGGCATCTGGCTTTTCCTGTTCTTGCTTGTAAAACCTTCCTTCTTGCTGGTCTTATGGTCCTTCCCACTTACTATTGTGCTGCATGTGACCGTATCCAGCATCGGCTATCTACTGGGGATGCGAAAGACTCTGGCATGAATCTGGCCTGTGCGAAATGCCATTCTGAGCTGCTACGGAAGGGGTTCCCGCAAAACTAACGCGGAGGTCTTGAAGTCCCCCCTGGGAGTAAGCAAAGCCACGTCCTCTGGGCGTGATTCTTTTTCGTAAGATAACGCTTTGTAAGCCTGTTGGTTTTCATTTGGCTGGGGAAAGGTTGCCTTTGATTTCTTTAAATGGTATCTTTCGAAAAAAATGAAGCTCCCAGCAGCAAGTCGCCCATGCGCCATAGCTTCGGCGACGGTGCGCTGCAGGGTATCCCGGCCAGGGCAAATAAATCGGCCATTGTACAACCGGTAGTTCCTGTCCACAGCCTATAAAAATGCATGGGGAGAAAGGGATGAAGCGCTCAGTGAAATTATTTGGCACGTTCTTTTTTGTACTTTTTTTAGTCT
The sequence above is a segment of the Deltaproteobacteria bacterium genome. Coding sequences within it:
- a CDS encoding universal stress protein yields the protein MGKKILVAVGNCAYSEQAVKYCARISSAVKDVTYTLFNVKPLLPAILIEKAEADPEVKAEVDELIREEKEAAGSFVDRFKDLMVGEGISENRIETVTEPMQLGMAKDILNRAERGGYDAIVLGRRGLTPTRDCFLGATATKVVENAVEIPVWLVSGEAVSMKVLLAVDGSETSFRILDHLVDMVGPNPDLRLTLFHVQSHLKHCRSVLATGRPYEIAREKPRLQEILEREDSRCMEEFYEKALQKLETAGLKKNQIQIKNTTWSYDISTAILDEAASQRHGTLMVGRRGKRPAFFAGRIAMRLLQKTSEQALWVVS
- a CDS encoding radical SAM protein, whose protein sequence is MDLLPKPRLFNNRPNWIPWRNRSQRTTRDTRYDLRNFTVAYNSWFVPYVKSRISSRKFRPLLSFLYTDLNCNLDCHYCYSRGKTIPGMSMKVAQDAVDWLDRAGCRVLAYMGGEPLVRKDFIVELTRYAVDKGFFVYLPTNGILMDKVFVDEIGKAGISTVNLAVDAVRAYEGIPKYLERIKPQFEYLVEREKTYGYITFLNINITQKNVKDAKTLTEIAHSYGIATDYHINEPPLIKYDTYQHEDDGAWITEKESQAVDELIDWLIEKNQQGYTMVNSVEHLRTMKLFVRHQLSPWPCCAGQLSMIIRLDGSFAPCFELYSSTEDWGNIYDGPKFDPVRLAKQKEKCSPHCLSTCNFQVSHYSTSLLHALQWVAKHSYAHFFGIS
- a CDS encoding CDP-archaeol synthase, producing MTRQLLFFGFPLLLAAIAQGVCIKYDWLSRLKRPLDSGLMFRGKRVFGNHKTWRGLVVNVFFCTVGTMIQAWLQNNVHIPAWLLLLDYTQNGYVAGVLLGLGMTTGELPNSFIKRQLDISPGKRKKNLLGAAFFLFDQVDLTIGIWLFLFLLVKPSFLLVLWSFPLTIVLHVTVSSIGYLLGMRKTLA